A region of Streptomyces sp. TG1A-60 DNA encodes the following proteins:
- a CDS encoding dipeptidase has product MADLQDELQAAGEAGELDTPPATRTKRNPKRGHRPAAEPMTSDARGPDGGPPRAATSDAAATGTVPAEATEPSAELAKAHAFLAVHPVADGYSGLPRVLRQLPRYDLELSEGRVDTDVPRMRKGRIGALFWALHLPEGVTGDRAVGVTLEQLDLVQRVVHANPEGLRLVQGAGEITDARNRGRVAVLLGPAGAPAIGDSLGILRALHVLGLKALTLAGASWAGESGLSGFGEEVVREMNRIGVVADLSGASEPTVRRALALSRAPVLCTRSAAAALVPHPANLSDDLLAELGEAHGLCMVPLTAEQTGPSVRAVADHLDHVRALAGPECVGLSGAYDSGAAHPQDLTDVSCYPRLVVELMRRGWSETDLALLTWGNVQRVLRTADFTARAARDRREASSAKIADLDG; this is encoded by the coding sequence ATGGCAGATCTGCAGGACGAACTCCAAGCGGCCGGCGAGGCCGGCGAGCTCGACACGCCGCCCGCCACCCGTACGAAGCGGAACCCGAAACGGGGCCACCGTCCGGCGGCGGAACCCATGACCTCCGACGCCCGTGGCCCCGACGGCGGGCCTCCCCGCGCCGCAACCTCCGATGCCGCCGCGACCGGGACCGTCCCCGCCGAGGCCACCGAGCCCTCCGCGGAGCTGGCGAAGGCACATGCCTTCCTCGCCGTACACCCCGTCGCCGACGGCTACAGCGGGCTGCCGAGAGTGCTGCGCCAACTGCCCCGGTACGACCTGGAGCTGAGCGAGGGCAGGGTGGACACCGACGTGCCCCGGATGCGCAAGGGCCGTATCGGCGCGCTGTTCTGGGCGCTGCACCTGCCGGAGGGCGTGACGGGCGACCGGGCCGTCGGCGTCACCCTGGAGCAGCTGGATTTGGTCCAGAGGGTCGTCCACGCGAACCCCGAGGGGCTGCGGCTCGTGCAGGGCGCGGGGGAGATCACCGACGCCCGCAACCGCGGCCGGGTCGCCGTCCTGCTCGGACCCGCCGGCGCCCCGGCGATCGGCGACTCCCTCGGCATCCTGCGCGCCCTGCACGTACTCGGCCTCAAGGCCCTCACCCTCGCCGGCGCGTCCTGGGCGGGCGAGAGCGGACTGAGCGGGTTCGGCGAGGAGGTGGTCCGCGAGATGAACCGCATCGGCGTCGTCGCCGACCTCTCCGGCGCCTCCGAGCCGACCGTCCGCCGGGCCCTCGCGCTCTCCCGCGCCCCGGTCCTGTGCACCCGCTCGGCCGCCGCCGCCCTGGTGCCCCATCCGGCCAACCTCTCCGACGACCTCCTCGCCGAACTGGGCGAGGCCCACGGACTGTGCATGGTGCCGCTCACCGCCGAGCAGACCGGCCCGTCGGTCCGCGCGGTCGCCGACCACCTCGACCACGTCCGCGCTCTCGCCGGCCCCGAGTGCGTCGGCCTCTCCGGTGCCTACGACTCCGGTGCCGCCCACCCCCAGGACCTCACCGACGTCTCCTGTTACCCCCGCCTGGTGGTCGAACTCATGCGTAGAGGCTGGTCCGAGACCGACCTCGCCCTCCTCACCTGGGGCAACGTCCAACGAGTCCTGCGCACCGCCGACTTCACGGCGAGAGCGGCAAGGGACCGCCGAGAGGCCTCGTCGGCGAAGATCGCCGACCTGGACGGCTGA
- a CDS encoding dipeptidase, translating into MTSLAKARELLREFPVADGHNDLPWALREQVRYDLDARDIATDQSACLHTDLARLRAGCVGAQFWSVYVPSDRPGAVPGTLEQIDCVRQLIDRYPAELRAALTAADMEAARAEGRVASLMGAEGGHSIDNSLATLRALYALGVRYLTLTHNHNIAWADSATDDPAVGGLTAFGRAVVREMNREGMLVDLSHVAATTMRDALDTSAAPVIFSHSSSRAVCDHPRNIPDDVLERLPANGGVAMVTFVPKFVLQAAVDWTAAADENMRAHGLHHLDTTPEGMAVHRAFEERNPRPVATVSTVADHLDHMREVAGIDHLGIGGDYDGTAFTPDGLDDVSGYPNLIAELLDRGWSGTDLAKLTWQNTVRVLGAAEDVARDLGTRTGPSNATLEQLDG; encoded by the coding sequence ATGACATCGCTGGCCAAGGCGCGGGAGCTGCTGCGGGAGTTCCCGGTCGCGGACGGGCACAACGACCTGCCCTGGGCGCTGCGTGAGCAGGTCCGCTACGACCTGGACGCGCGGGACATCGCCACCGACCAGAGCGCCTGTCTGCACACCGACCTGGCGCGGCTGCGCGCGGGCTGCGTCGGGGCGCAGTTCTGGTCGGTTTACGTACCCTCGGACCGGCCGGGGGCCGTCCCGGGCACGCTCGAACAGATCGACTGCGTACGGCAGTTGATCGACCGTTACCCGGCCGAGCTGCGGGCCGCGCTGACCGCCGCCGACATGGAGGCGGCCCGCGCCGAGGGCCGCGTCGCCTCGCTGATGGGCGCCGAGGGCGGCCATTCCATCGACAACTCCCTCGCCACCCTGCGGGCGCTGTACGCGCTCGGTGTCCGCTACCTGACGCTCACCCACAACCACAACATCGCCTGGGCGGACTCCGCGACCGACGACCCGGCGGTCGGCGGCCTCACGGCCTTCGGCCGGGCGGTCGTGCGGGAGATGAACCGCGAGGGCATGCTCGTCGACCTCTCGCACGTGGCCGCGACGACGATGCGCGACGCGCTCGACACCTCGGCCGCCCCGGTGATCTTCTCCCACTCGTCGTCACGGGCCGTCTGCGACCACCCCCGCAACATCCCGGACGACGTCCTGGAGCGGTTGCCGGCCAACGGGGGCGTGGCCATGGTGACGTTCGTGCCGAAGTTCGTGCTCCAGGCCGCCGTCGACTGGACGGCCGCCGCCGACGAGAACATGCGCGCGCACGGCCTCCACCACCTCGACACCACCCCCGAGGGGATGGCCGTCCACCGCGCCTTCGAGGAACGGAACCCCCGCCCGGTAGCCACGGTGTCCACGGTCGCCGACCACCTCGACCACATGCGCGAGGTCGCCGGCATCGACCACCTCGGCATCGGCGGCGACTACGACGGCACCGCCTTCACCCCGGACGGCCTGGACGACGTCTCCGGCTACCCGAACCTGATCGCCGAGCTCCTCGACCGCGGCTGGTCCGGGACCGACCTGGCCAAGCTGACCTGGCAGAACACGGTCCGGGTGCTGGGCGCGGCCGAGGACGTGGCCCGGGATCTTGGGACCCGCACGGGCCCCTCGAACGCCACGTTGGAGCAGCTGGACGGGTGA
- a CDS encoding VOC family protein gives MAIAKLDVIVLDCPDPAALAGFYAEVVGGKVSGEGDWVDLEVPGGGASLAFQAAPGFVAPEWPSPERSQQFHLDLTVEDMDAAEKEVLALGAKPLDVADRERGFRVYADPAGHPFCLCRS, from the coding sequence ATGGCCATCGCCAAGCTGGATGTCATCGTCCTGGACTGTCCCGATCCGGCCGCGCTCGCCGGGTTCTACGCCGAGGTGGTCGGCGGGAAGGTCAGCGGGGAGGGGGACTGGGTGGACCTGGAGGTGCCGGGCGGGGGCGCGTCGCTGGCGTTCCAGGCGGCGCCCGGGTTCGTGGCGCCCGAGTGGCCCTCGCCGGAGCGGTCGCAGCAGTTCCATCTGGACCTGACCGTGGAGGACATGGACGCGGCGGAGAAGGAGGTGCTGGCGCTCGGGGCGAAGCCGTTGGATGTGGCGGACCGTGAGCGTGGGTTCCGGGTGTACGCGGACCCGGCTGGGCATCCGTTCTGTCTGTGCCGGAGCTGA